The sequence GTCTTTGTCACACACTGACTGCATCCCACACTGGGGCCTTGGCAGATTGAGAGATGTGTTTGTTTCCTATTCATAAACAGTCATGTAGCCCTGGTGCAACAGGCAATTCTctgtaggtctacactgcaattagacacccacagctggcctgtgccatcTGATTCAGGCTAAGGAGCTCAGGCTAAGAGGCTAAAGAggtttgattgcagtgtagaagtTTGGACTCAGGCTGCAGCTCAGTTTTTGGGATCCTCCcatctcgcagggtcctagacccAGGCTCCAGCTCTACTGTCTACAGTACACCATAGTTCAATAACCTCTTAGCCAGATTATtttagcccgagtcagctgacactggccagccacaggtgtctaattgtaCTGTAGGCATACCCTCTGTTTCCTGCTGCATGAGTGTTTGATTACCAGCTCTGTTGTGAATAAGGCTTTTCGGTTCTATCAAGGTGTGCCCTCTCCCCTCAGCTATTAATGGGTGTAGGCAATTGTGCTTTTGGTTTTGGGCACCTTAATGAGTGGAACTGTTTCTGCCTTCCCAAAATTAACTCTGTCCTAATCTCTCCTTACTTTTAAAAAGCAAGTAAAAACTTTATTCCAAATGTGTTTGGGTTATTTTAGAAGGAGCGCTGTTGGTCCTTTCTTTATTGCCTTTCTCTTCACTCCTTTTTCTCTATTAGGCTCCCTCCTTTGTTTTATCACAAGGCCATGTGGATGCACTCTGTAAATAGTGGTATTATCATTTACATTATGACTCATGACTTACAGGAAACTGGACAAGAATCCCTAGAGACTAAATATAACAACATTGGAGGACTAGAGAGACACTTCTTCCTCCCTACTAAATTCAAAACTCCACTTTCTTACTATATTAAAAGCCAACTCATAACAGTGTGGGGGGCATGGATAACTTTGCCTTGTTTTCATGACAGATTGTGTTGTTTTTCTATTGTTAAATTACTAttaaatacatacacatttttcatattttctcTAGGTGTGAAAATGGCGCAATTGAAAAAGAATGCACCCCGACCACAAATACCATATGTAAAAGTGAGAATGAATTACTTTATCTTGGTATCTCCACAGGTAGAATCAGTTGGATACAGTGGAATCAGATATGCAATGTAGGCCAGATTGTGTGCGTTAAGCCCAAGGttgaggcagcatggagctgcaccACCATATAAAATGCTTCCTGGGGACACCTGGTATGCAGGGAGAGCACACACATGGCTGCACAAAGGTGGACCATGGCCACCAGTCATGGACTGGTCAGTTCTGCTGGCTGGTGTGGCAGGGTTGCCCCTTGTAGAATGGCTTGTACCATAGGGAACAGTAACAGGGAGCAGTCCCTGTTGGCAGGAGAGAACAGGAATAATTTATGTGTCTTGCCCTGGCACAGGGATGTAAGGAGCAGAGAAGGAAGACTCCTTGCATCTCACTGGTCGTCTCCCCACACCGCACACATCTATACAAGGGCCTTCCATAGTCTGACCTTTATAATCCTGTGAAGGGTTCCACGTGTGTTGTTGTATTGCACTGTTTTTCTGTGCTTTGCTTTTATGTAAATTTTACAATGCTCTAAATTATCAGGAAACTTCTGGTGGATCTTAGTAGTGGTTGGAATCGTAATCGCTATCGCATCACTATCAGCCGTAGCAGTATACTGTTGTAAGTTAGTCTCTTTTCTTCATCCATACTGTATACTAAATTGACTACTCTACTGCTTAATTAATCATAATTCTCCTCTTTTAGGTGCTCCATTTTAACACTGATACATACTCtgtgctgttttttaaaattctttggcATGGTTTGTTTCAGACAAGAAGAAACGGCAGGATTTTAATTTGAACAATCAGATGCGGCATTGGGTTGTCCACAAACCACCCTCCCCTGTAAGTATCATTGCTTAGCATGGCTGAAATTCAGCTTGGTGCACGAGGCCCTCTGCACCACTTAAATCCACATTGGGGCTGTGTAGATTGTGGAGGCCTGTCCTCCCTTTACCCTCTGGCTTTATGTGAGAGAAGTGAACTTCACCACAGAAAGAAAGACACTTGGGGGAGAGTTCCAGGTTATTTTTGCCAAGCAGTTCTGAAAAAGAGAGTGTTTTGTATAGTACAATGTATATATGGAGAACAAGAGGAAGTTTTCAAACCCTCCTATTCCAGCTACACACACAAGCTAGGAAGGAAGTCAGGGATTTTATTCGGATCATTCCACTGTCTCTCTGCCTGAGATATAGTTGAAGGTTTTATCCCCTAAATAGTCCTATGTTTAAACATACATTGTTCCTTAGAATGGAAGGGACTAGCAGTGAGTGCCGAGCAGTTAAGAGAGGACATTGTGTCATTCTGCTGTGACCCTCTCTACTCTCTCAGCCCATCTGTGAGCAGCACTGAGGGGCTCAGTTCGTCCAGTTCTCTATGGCCAAAGGACAGTTGCAACACTGAGGGAACCATGAGGAAGCAGAGTGAGAGTGGGGGTCAGAAGAGTTTTCTACAGAGGACCTGCGGAAAAAAATGTAACATATTTGCTGGCCTGACTCATTAGGGTCAGATCATTACAGAAACATGCAAAAAGTGGCCCAAAgtttgctggaggaggaggggttgAGCAtcatttctgccccctccccccgatgcTTGTCTGTGGGCTGTAGACAGGAAGGGTGTGGAGCTGGCGGAAGCTACCTTCTTGCAGCAGCATCTCTCTCCAGCTTAATACGGAGCTCCTCACTTAGACAAAGGATCATTTCTCTCCTAAAGAATGTTCCATACATTGCTTAAGCATTCTGAATAGCTAAGATCCTGAAGTTCTTGTACTAGTCCGGTGACCCATATAGAGACCTCCTTCATTTCTATTATTCAGTTTAAAATTGGCTAGTGCACTGTATTCTAAACATGGCCTGGCTACTAAAGAGAGGGGTCATGGATAAAGCTGGGAGAAAACTCCAAATTTCATGAAATTTAGCATTTTGCATAatttggtgttttaaaaaaaattggtagtgggagcccaaccccaccccccaataaGGTACAAAAGGGACTTTACCACTGAAAGAAGAagggaagatggaaaaaagtgagaaaacaacaacaacaaaatcaacaATCAAGAAaaacgggggagaggggggagggcagaACTCTACAATCTGCAGGGCCTCCTTTACACTTTTTTCTTTATCTGTTTCCAGGAAATGGAGCGTCTTGTGTACCCAGGTATGAAATAACATTTTACTTTCTCTATAGAAATGGTGAGAAATATGGTTTAGAAACCATATGCAAGAATATATGTTTTGTTCAGTTTAATGCCAGGTCAGTCTCTGTTTTGAAAAGCTGTCACTCCTCACTGATTTGTAGCTCTCCTTATTAAATAAATGTCTGTTATGGAAGCAACCCTGCAGTCCTGATTAAGACAACTCtcattgtttttaaatcaaagaaAGTTTTGCCTCGGTAAGGGCTGCAGACTCTATGTTACTTGATACATGTTAGCAGGAATTAGTTATTGAAAAACCCAAAATGTTTCTGCTTGGATAAGCACCTAACTGTTTTCCTGCTTGTTAAAAAATTGTGAGTATATGCAAATTTTTGAAGATTTTGTCCCACAGGACTCTCTAACTAGGAAACCCACTACTGTTTCAGTAGATCCGCTGGCAAGCTTGTTGCCGGATCTCAGGTATTCATATATTCTAATCTCCTGGATGCTGCAGCTTCCAAAGCCAAAGGCATTCACCCTGTATTACAGATAATGTAGTATTGAAATGTAGTCGTACGCAAAGCCCAGAAGATAGGCTTCTAGACCCTGAACTGTCAAGTGCATGAGTCAAGCAATGGAAGTATCATCACGGAGAGATTCAGTGCCCAGCTAAGAGGATGCCAGAGGTGCTTGCCTGCTTAACATGACATTCATACATTTGGTGatgggaggaagggaagaagaaaGGGTCCTATAGAAAGATCTGAGGGCTTATTTGAAGTCACAGGACGGGGATATGGGTCCATACCTGAATGTTTGAATTTTCTAACATAAAGGAAAGTGTAGCATGTTGACCCATTCCTACTATGAATTTCCCTGTAAAAGACTCTCTTGCTCTCTCATTTGGCTTGAAACTTCATCTGTTTTGAATATTTAAAACATGCGAAAGATCAGTAAAATACTAGTGCCATGAGTTTGTGTTTTCAAATGTTATTTGTATTGTCAGATGTTGACCTGAGCACCTACATTCCTGCTATTGTGGAGGAGATGACACTAACACAAGTCAAGAATTTTGTTCGGAGACATGAAATCCCAGAACCTGCCATAGAGCAGACAGTCCAGGACTATTTAAATGATTCAACTGAGCAGAAAATCAAATTGTTCCATATCTGGTATCAACATCATGGAATGAAGGGGGCTTATGGAAATTTGATCGTCAGTCTGAGAAAACTTAGTATGCGTACTGTTGCTGATAAAATTGAGAAAAAACTGAATGTAGTCACTTCCAGCAGTCAAGAAAACGGAAGATCAAATATCAATACTGCTGAGCAAAGCAGTGCCCTTTCTGATGGGCATAATGTGTAGTCagcagaaaaatatttctaaactGGTAAGTATTATTTTTATGTTGTAAATAAAGTTTTCAAAGACCGTTTCCTTCAGCATTTCTAACTGATTAAAGAAGAGGTGAGTGAACAAGCACAGACAGCATGGCTAACTTCTGGAAATGCATCGATGTGCACTTCAAAGATTGAGATTTTCCTATTCTTTGTAAAGGACTGGGAACAGagattctgggaagcagtgactaaaAAAGCAACAATATAGGAGTTCATGCAGAGGACTCACAATGCTTCTgtgtcacacacaaaaaagtcagCCAACATTTTGGATTGAAGCTTTAGCTAAGGATTTATGGTCCCAGACAATAGGTGATCTTTGTGTTTAGTTATGCTGAAATTATGGTTTATAGCTATTTTCCTTATGTAAAAGAATGAAAACTCTGGTGTTATGTTTACAATATTTTCAGCAAACATACTTAGGGAAAAAAGGATTTCAGttcttattttaaatgtaaagactAACTTTAATGTACTCTGTAAACATGTTAAAGATTTACTCATATGAGAAAtcccatttgaagtcagtggggctattcACTTGTGTAAGTATTTGCAAGATGAATATACTTGTTTTTATAGATTACTTTGAATGGTACTTTCAGTTGTGAAAGCATATGCACATGTACATATTTCATGAAGGACCCCAAACTAACCTCAGATGTGTGGGTGCAGCTTATTGCCTTCTACAataatcatgatggtcctttctggtcttaaaaGAAATCCATGAAATGAAATGGGATCTGTGCCTGTATATCTGAAGGACAGAACTGGGTCCTCAATTTTTAAAGGTCTGTAATACCAGCTGTGATCTCTCCAAGGCCCAAATGTTTGATACTTTAAATCTTTGCATTAGAAAAGCTAGTAAGACACAAGCAGCAATAAAAGAAGAGCTTGAAATAGTGTATGGTTCTTTCCTTTAATTTGTATAAATTGGCCTATAATAACCTCAGTTTCAAGATTTCAGATTCATAGTATCAGTAAACCACAGGAATGAAAACTGAGAACTCCATTCATCTCAGGACCATATGAAGCCCAGAAAGCTGTGCACCAGACCAATCTATTCAGCATGACTAGGCTGCCACATAGTTTATCAACCTCCAAAAGAATCTAGAGAACTGCAGGGCTACTCTGTGGAAAGAAAGGTTAATCTGTAAGCCTGTTAGTGTCCTACTTCCTATGAACCAAAATTTCTTGTGCTGGACctatttccttttctccctctctctcctgggTCCCTTATATAGCTCCACGAGAAAGTGAGGTGAAAATATTTGCTACACTGTATCACATCATTTGTCCATCATGTTAATTTTCTTGCATCCCTGTGCAGCTGGCTGAAAAGAAAAGTAGTTACCTGGGCTGATTGTGGAGGGAAGTCTCCCATCTCTCATGACTCCTGTGGAGGGCTCCGCCTCATCACTGAAGTCTGGGGACTGTCTTTCCCCCTCCACTCACTGATTCCATGCAGCTCATTGGTAGTCTCATTAGAATTTTTAGGTTGGTGAACGCTGCTCTTCTTCCTGACTGAGATTTTCCGGTCACATGATGCCTTTACTATTTTTTCTTTGACTCACTGCCtctcagtgtaactccattagtCACACTCGGTGCACCGCCTAACACTGCTTCCATGAGCCACATTGCTACTAACAGCTCTTTGGCTACTCAAAGAGTATGGGCCTGTTTCTCCCCCGTCTGCACCTCGTGCCTTTGCACTCATGAAGTCATTTACAGCTATGGTAAGTGGTTGTAAACAGAAAAGTAGCACTTTGCCCAAGTTAAATGACTACAAGGGTGCAAGGCAAAGGAGCATCAGGTGCTGTGAATCAACTACAGGGCAGGCTTGAGCAGCTGTGTAATGCTAAGACCAGTATTAGGTGTCTGCTACTAATGATCACGCTACCAGTGAAATACAGTAAATCTTCCAGGATTGCATGACCTGGGAGGGCTGTGAAGGAAAGATTGACCTGAATGGATCCCAGTGCTAAAGCCAGGTTTGTGTGAAACAGATAAATTTGAATTTAAAATGAGAGACAATCCTCTCAATAAGGTTCATTTGAGAAAGTTCAGCCATTCATGGTTCTGTCCATGGAGTTTTTATGGCTATAGAGCCTGCACCTAGTTTAGGATCCACAACTACACCTCAATTCCTACATAGAACACGCATGCTGCACTTTTGGAAACATCACTTGACATGCGTGGAGCAAGACTTCACATCTAGTACATGCTTATACATTCAAAATGACCAACCCATATGTattaatgccaatcagcatgCTGATGTCAGAGACAGAGTGCCAAAACGCTCACAATCTTCCTCAAGTAGCCCTTTACTAATTGCAATGATAGCTCGGAGACAGGTGATCTAACTTCTGTGTTCTGTATGTTGCACATGATCGGAAGAGTTGCTGGAGCTGAACGGCACTGCCTGGCACGCTGATACTATATGAATAATTAGTAATAAGTAACAAGATTGTTTGCCTTTGTCTGTGTACAGATCTCACACCCCCGGGGGCCGATTACgtcccccactgcagccctttTATGCTGCTCCACTGCCATAAAGGGGATGGAATGACCTCCTGGGAATTCCCCAATGCAGGGGTAGAATATGGCTAGTATGGACTGTGCTACGCTACATTCCTATGTAGTCCCC is a genomic window of Chrysemys picta bellii isolate R12L10 chromosome 7, ASM1138683v2, whole genome shotgun sequence containing:
- the FAS gene encoding tumor necrosis factor receptor superfamily member 6 — protein: MSAGLLFLRLVLVFGWTIGSQCDSDVPAAHTIYDKLSIKRNISKRELKCKEGEYAAENICCKMCPPGSFKSGDCTKDKNTICTPCTEGSTYVDYDNSLDKCMRCKSCDSELDLEVAEHCTVTQDTQCRCKQHYFCSSPGHCHHCDPCSKCENGAIEKECTPTTNTICKRNFWWILVVVGIVIAIASLSAVAVYCYKKKRQDFNLNNQMRHWVVHKPPSPEMERLVYPDVDLSTYIPAIVEEMTLTQVKNFVRRHEIPEPAIEQTVQDYLNDSTEQKIKLFHIWYQHHGMKGAYGNLIVSLRKLSMRTVADKIEKKLNVVTSSSQENGRSNINTAEQSSALSDGHNV